Genomic window (Terriglobia bacterium):
AGAGTTCCATCTCAGCACGCTCCAGAACCGCCGGGTTGATCGAAGTCCGACCGTTATCGAGTTTGGGCTCGAGGCGCTGGATCGCGGGGAATATCCGCACTTCATGCTGAAGGAAATCTGTGAGCAGCCCAACGCCATCGAAAACGCTCTTCGAGGGCGCCTCAACCACGCTGAGGGCCTGGCGCGGCTGGGCGGGCTGGAACCGGTGCTTGATCGGTTGAGGCGGGCCCGCCACCTGATCATTGTGAGCTGCGGAACCAGCTATTACGCAGGACTTCTGGGACGCTATGTTTTTGAAGCCACGACTGACCTGACGGTTGAAACCGAACTCGCATCCGAATTCCGTTACAGAAAGTTGAACATCCGCCCGGACACCGTGGTCCTGGCCATCAGCCAGTCGGGAGAAACGGCTGACACCCTGGCCGCCCTGCGGGAGGCGAAACGCAGGGGAGCGCTGGTGCTCGGCTTGGTGAATGTTGTGGCCAGCTCCATCGCCCGCGAAACCGATGCAGGAGTCTACTGCCATGCAGGCGCTGAGATTGGCGTGGCCTCCACCAAGTCCTTCGTTTCACAGGTCACCATTCTGATTCTGATGGCGCTGCTGATGGGCCGCAACCGTGACTTGTCCTATGACGAAGGCTCAAGGATAATTAGCGCGCTCGAAAAAGTTCCGGAGCAGGTTCGTGAGCTCGTGGCACGGTCAGACCAGATTCGCAGCCTCGCAGAGAAATACTGCCAATCGCGTCACTTCCTTTACATCGGCAGAAAGTACCAGTATCCGGTGGCGCTTGAAGGAGCCTTGAAGCTGAAGGAGATCGCCTACATCCATGCCGAGGGTTATGCGGCCGGAGAGATGAAGCACGGGCCCATCGCACTCATCGACCCTGCCTTCCCCACCATGGCCGTTGTACCTGATGACAGTTCCTATGAAAAGACGATCTCGAACGTGCAGGAAATTCGGGCGCGCGAAGGTCACATTATCGCAGTCACCACAGAGGGCAACAACAAACTCGGTTCGCTGGTGGATGACATTATTTACGTTCCTCCCAGCCTCGAACTCGTTATGCCGCTGCTAACGGTGATCCCACTCCAGCTATTTGCGTACCACTGTGCGGTGCTTCGCGGATGCGATGTGGACAAACCGCGCAACCTGGCAAAGAGCGTCACCGTGGAGTAGGCCGCTGCTGCTGCTGAAACTACGCTCAACTTCGGCGGGTGGCGCAGCCGTCGACTTTTGATGTTTGCGTTCCCCGAAGCTGAGCGGGGTTAAAATGGAGCGCCGTCATAACCGCGCCGGGATTGTGGCGAGTGGCCGTGGTCGAGCTGGAGATTTTATTTTTTGAAGGACGAATCAACCATCGTAATGGACCGGGATTGCATGACGCGAACAAGAACCTCTCGCTTCGCGAACGCAGACACTACAAGGCGAGTATCTGCGCCACCCGCCCGTATGATTGGAACCTTCCCAACCTTTGGGCTGGCCCAGGGTGTATAATGCGGTGCAAGTGAAGTATATCTCGCCAGGGGGGAAACTCCGGTGGGGGCAAAAGCAAATTCTGGAAGCAGGCCGTGGTTGAATGCCGCACTCGCCGTGGCGCTCTATCTGAGCTTGGCTCCGCGCGCGCTTCGGGGGCAGGAATATAACGCCTGCGAGCCGCCGCCCGAGGTCAGGTCCGCTCTGGCCAATTTTCCCATTTGGCAAACGCCCACGGAAACGGACTGGCAGTTTCACCAGCGGCAGCTATCCACCTTGCATTCGCTCCTGAAGCAACATCCTCAGGATTTTTTTGTGCGGAAGAAATATGTGGACTTTTTCGGCTACTCTGACGAGGAGAAAACCAGCCTCATCTCAGAATATAAGGCGCTGCATGAGCAGCATCCGGACGATCCGGATATATCCTATTTTTACGGTGTCGCGCTCATCGGCCGTGATTCAAAGCAGGCGATCAAGCTTTTCGACAGCGCACTCAACAAGGCGCCCGCATTCCCCTGGCCTCGCCTTGAGCTGGGGAGCATTTACTTTTCGCCGGTTTTTATGGATAGGCAAAAGGCGAAGGAGAATATCAAAACCTTCCTGGCCGCCTGCCCGGCGGCGCTCGAAGGCTACAACCCGGTGGACAACGTGGACGACCCGGCCTTCGTGC
Coding sequences:
- the glmS gene encoding glutamine--fructose-6-phosphate transaminase (isomerizing) is translated as MCGIVAYVGQQPVSEVLVDGLKRLEYRGYDSSGIAILGAQPYLAKAVGKVAALERKVLEEKPVGEIGIAHTRWATHGKPTEANAHPHTDCSGQIFLVHNGIIENYLTLKKMLLADGHIFSSETDTEVLAHLIENAYQNDLEDAVRKALLQVEGTYGLAVIHTAHRNEIIMARRGSPIVLGIGKRESLAASDTSALVQHTDQVIYLEDNELARLSPGEFHLSTLQNRRVDRSPTVIEFGLEALDRGEYPHFMLKEICEQPNAIENALRGRLNHAEGLARLGGLEPVLDRLRRARHLIIVSCGTSYYAGLLGRYVFEATTDLTVETELASEFRYRKLNIRPDTVVLAISQSGETADTLAALREAKRRGALVLGLVNVVASSIARETDAGVYCHAGAEIGVASTKSFVSQVTILILMALLMGRNRDLSYDEGSRIISALEKVPEQVRELVARSDQIRSLAEKYCQSRHFLYIGRKYQYPVALEGALKLKEIAYIHAEGYAAGEMKHGPIALIDPAFPTMAVVPDDSSYEKTISNVQEIRAREGHIIAVTTEGNNKLGSLVDDIIYVPPSLELVMPLLTVIPLQLFAYHCAVLRGCDVDKPRNLAKSVTVE